The Flavobacterium galactosidilyticum nucleotide sequence ACATAAATAAATGTCGTCGGATCATTAACTGTAGGCAGGTAAAACAAAACTGCGGCATACAAAATGTGCATAATCGCATATAATTTTTCAGCATTAATCCATCGATCGGCAATGATTCCGGTGATAGTAGGCATAAAGATTGAAGCAAAACCCATCGTTCCAAAAACAAGCCCGAACTGCGTATTGTCCCAATGTTTGGTGCCAAACCAATAATTGGCAATTGTTAACAGCCACGCACCCCAAACAAAAAACTGAAGGAAGCTCATTATAATCAATCGTAATTTTATGCTCATAATATTTGGGTTAGTTTTTTTGAAAAATAACAGGGCGTAAATCTACTATTTAAAATGAGATTTGCAACTATATTATGCTGATTTAATAGTATCATTTACTAATTCTAAAACGAGTTCAAATTGCTCTTTTCTATCCAAATGTGAATTGTCAATCTCGATAGCATCATCAGCCATTATCAAGGGAGAATCTTCTCGATGTGTATCAATGTAATCACGTTCTTCGACATTTTTAAGCACTTCTTCAAACGACACATCGTCGCCTTTCGCAACGAGTTCATCGTAACGTCTTTGCGCTCTGGTTGTTGCACTAGAAGTCATGAATATTTTAAGTTCGGCATCTGGAAAAACAACAGTTCCAATGTCTCTACCGTCCATTACAATTGCTTTGTCTTTGCCCATTTCTTTTTGTTGTTCTACTAACTTGGCACGAACCTCAGAAACTTCGGCTACTTTACTAACAAAACGGGAAACTTCGATCGTTCTAATTTCAGTTTCTACATTTAGATTATTCAAATACATTTCGGCAAAACCTAAATCAGCATTAAATTTGAATTGTAATTTGATGTTTAGCAAACTGTTTATTAATGATTCTTTATCGAAAAAATCTGCATTTATATACCCTTGTTGCATTGCAAAAAAAGCTACGGCACGATACATTGCGCCCGTATCTACGTAAACATATCCTAAATGATTAGCGAGCTGCTTTGCTAAAGTACTTTTTCCAGTAGATGAAAAGCCATCAATTGCAATAGTAATTTTTTTATTCAAAATGTAAAATTTAAAGATTTATGTTATTTTCAAATCGTTATTGGAAATTCATTGTTAGCCCAAAAAGGCTTGTATTTCCTGCTAATGTATATCTAGAATAGGAATAGTTAAATTTGAGTTTGTTCATTTTTAGACCAAATCCCAATGAAACTCCTGAAAAATTACGCTGTTCCAAAAGTCTTAATTCTTCTGCTCTTCTAAAGTTGTATCCAACACGCAAATTAAAAGCTTTTTTTGGAAAAAGCTCTACACCCATAATTACATGACGCAAAGTATTATTCACAAACGAAACTTTTTCGTCCGCTACTTGACCGTCGAGTGATGATTGTGATTGTGAAGGATTCACAAAAGCTATGTTCCACTGTTGCAAATTTTCTAAAGTAAGATGCCATCGAATAGGTACATTTTCGAGTTCTTGCGAGACACCTGCTATTATTTCGAGCGGCAATCTCTCACTGACGCCGTTATAGCTTGAAAATTGAGTTCCAATATTTCGGATTACTAATGCCCAATTTACGTCGTTTTTTTCATCAATAAAAACAGCTCCAATATCTAAAGCACCTCCTAAAGAGTGGTAACTTTCTAAAGTTGAAGAGATTAGTTTAGCACTTGCTCCAATATGAATATCTGTATAAGGAATATTGTAAGCGTAACCTACAGAAAGCGCCACTTCACTCCCCGTGAAATTGGAAGTAGGTTGACCATTTTCATCATAACCTTCAAAACTTCCATAGTTCACATAATTAACTCCAGCTTGAAAGGTTTGTAAATGACGATCATAGGTATAAGCATATGAAGCTGTTCCATATGTTACTTCTTTGAAATAGCTTCCATAATTTAACGCTAAATTATTATCCATTTCTTCATTTATAGTTGCGGGATTGTAATGGGCTTGGTTCACATCATTATCATAAATTGTAATGACTTTTCCGCCTAATGCAGCTTGCCTTGGAGAAGTAACTAAATTCAAAAACTGATAGGTATACTTGCCTCCTATTTGACTGTATGAAACAGCGCAAACAAAAAGTAAAATGTATAACAATAGTTTTTTAATCATCTTTTTAAAGACAGTTTATAAGAGAAAAACGCAATTGCGAA carries:
- the cmk gene encoding (d)CMP kinase, encoding MNKKITIAIDGFSSTGKSTLAKQLANHLGYVYVDTGAMYRAVAFFAMQQGYINADFFDKESLINSLLNIKLQFKFNADLGFAEMYLNNLNVETEIRTIEVSRFVSKVAEVSEVRAKLVEQQKEMGKDKAIVMDGRDIGTVVFPDAELKIFMTSSATTRAQRRYDELVAKGDDVSFEEVLKNVEERDYIDTHREDSPLIMADDAIEIDNSHLDRKEQFELVLELVNDTIKSA
- the porQ gene encoding type IX secretion system protein PorQ; translation: MIKKLLLYILLFVCAVSYSQIGGKYTYQFLNLVTSPRQAALGGKVITIYDNDVNQAHYNPATINEEMDNNLALNYGSYFKEVTYGTASYAYTYDRHLQTFQAGVNYVNYGSFEGYDENGQPTSNFTGSEVALSVGYAYNIPYTDIHIGASAKLISSTLESYHSLGGALDIGAVFIDEKNDVNWALVIRNIGTQFSSYNGVSERLPLEIIAGVSQELENVPIRWHLTLENLQQWNIAFVNPSQSQSSLDGQVADEKVSFVNNTLRHVIMGVELFPKKAFNLRVGYNFRRAEELRLLEQRNFSGVSLGFGLKMNKLKFNYSYSRYTLAGNTSLFGLTMNFQ